In Lycium barbarum isolate Lr01 chromosome 9, ASM1917538v2, whole genome shotgun sequence, the DNA window AGCTACTACGAACTGTATCATTCAGAAATTTGTAAAAGAGGGATGCAGCTTGAGTTACACCTtcttctcttgatcttcttcCCTTTTAACCTTTACTAGTGGATTTCTAAAATGAATCATGGAGGTTGTGATGGGCTTCACATAGACTCCAATACTCCCAATGCCATGCCCATGTCCGGTGCCGTGAAAACCACAAAAAGAACGATAATTTCCTATCTCAAAGTTGAAGAAGTCGCTGCCATCAGTTGCAGTACTCCCAAATGGTCCATAGGAACCCTTGTTGGTGCAAAATGATATTGTTTTCAAATAACTATATCCGTACGTCAACCCGAATTGACCACTGATCGAAGTAAGAAACTCTGACGGATAATCCAAGACAATTGCATTGAACTTATTACAATTGTCACTACCATGTTTGTCTGACAACACTAATGTGCTATTCTCGTAGAACAAGAACTGCAGTGAAGAAACTCCGATACCATTGTATGCAACAAAAAACTGGGCTAATTCTCCTCGTCCCTTTTCGTCCCAAAAGCTTCCACTACATCCTTGTCCTTTCGCTGGACCAACTTTGATCATATCCATATTTTATCGTTTCTGATCAATTGGAGTATTAGTTGAAAGACCAACTTAATATAAATAGGCATTTCTTTAACCCTAAACCTACGTTTCAGTACTCGGAGCCCTAAGCCACTTTCTTTTGCTCATAAAATTTGGAATAGAAAAATGATTAGCATTAAATTCCCTCCTGATTTATAAAGTAAAATCTGAGTTTGAATTAAACATTTTTCGTTATATAAAGTTTGTTATgaagctactttttttttttcataatacaAAAAGCTTTACGCTATTATATTAATACTAGTAAATTCAATCGCGCTTCACGCGGTCGTGAAACTTCTTCTAATAAATGCAAACGAAACATTGAAAGTAACAAATATATGAAAGATTCTTAAAGCAGTGTAAAGGTGAAATGGGTCAAACACCAATTAGGAAATGATAAATTTACATAAATACCCTTCGTAGTATCCACAAACTTTCACTTATTAATAGTAGAAATATACATATGCATTTCTTTAGAAAAATTAATATATAAGAGAAATGATACAAATTAATGAAAAATAAATTCCAAATAGAAGCATCTCATATGTTTTTTTCGTAAGTATACAATGATAAGAGTTCTCAAGTAATAGTCCTCTCAATTGGGAAAAACACGACtcattgtcacacccctttttgggCCCCACGCGACTGAACGCATCGGTTTTTATTGTCAAAGGGTTTTCCCATTTGAGGTGACATTTTGAAAAGAGATTATTTATTAATTCAGAgccgccacttggaattgagttttagTGTTCCAAGGCACCTTATGAACCCCTAATTAAAagaaaatgactcttttattattgtTTAGCGAAAACAGAAGACCGAGGAGAAGGTGTTTGGCATTCCTCGAGTCTCGTAGTTCTAGCATGGTCGCTTAATCGACTAATACTTAGCTTAAACCAAATTTGAATAAATTATGTTCtcgagccttgatttgctcgtatTTTTATTTGTTGAACTTTTATTAGCCTTAACCCgaatgcgtaaccgcattccggaCCTTTTAAGCttctcaaaataagatgcataaccgcattcttaatcgaaacaagaTTGGTTATTAAAATGAGTTTGgccaaggtgcgtaaccgcatccttgagttgtttaaagcgtctcgaaataagatgcgtaaccgcattcttaatcgaaacaaacatcttgaaacgtgcctaaagctcatctagcgttaaaagcaattatttgtctctaaaatccgagactTAATATTGTTAGgttattattaattttcactctttcgacaacgggttttgaataaattcgcaacCCATCTCGCTCCCTTACAATTGGTTTTaccactcctttttttttttttttacttgacaACAGGGTTTGAAATAAATCGCACCTCATCTCGCTCATCTCAAAATTAATAATTAAGTTAGTTAGGCCTCGATCATGGCCCAACGTTTGTCTAAAATATTGACGAATATAGACGTGCTTGTAACGGCTAAAATTAAAGCAATGAGAAAAACAAAATAATGCCTTCAGGTTTAATTGATTAAAAGGACAAAAATGAAAGAACGGTGCCAAGCTCAAAATAACAAACCACACCATGCAGTGAACGATTGAATGAACTAGTATTAAAGCTATCCTTTTAAGTTAAAAGTCAAAGCAAATACATCATTTTTAGACACAACAAGATGCATATTACTTTACTGCattagactaaaaaaaaaaaaaaacttctaaaACAATTAATCAAAACAGCCCATTTCATATTGACAATAACCAAGTAGGTCACATCAACCTGACCAATTAAAAAAAACTAAAGCTCAACTTAAATTAATCTAATAGTAAACTGTAGTAAACCATTTAGCCTAACTAAGTTCAATAAAATTGAAAGTAATCACTAAAAGGGAGTAGTTTATTTCTCACAAATTCCATTAATAAAGACCATACATTTATATGCATAATAGAATTAAAGAAGACAGGGGCGGTGCGAACCTTCGACGGCAATACTTTTCATTCAAACTAACTAATGAAACTAGCCAAACTCTacatcaaatatttttttttatctcaataAGATTACTAAACCCTCTTTTTGTATAGGCCACTGATTAGTGTGTGTATGTGTCTATTGGTGCAGTCTCTGGTTTTTCTATATGGAAGAAAAGATTGTGATGtcctttgtaaaaaaaaaatgagagtgGCTGCtgattgttgatgttagtgtGTTAGGATGATTTTGTCTAGATTAGAAAATTATGTCTAACTTTCTTTTTATAGAGTGTCTAATTttgataaattttataaaaagtcCTAATACTAGAATATTCTTATTCCTAAAATGAAATATGTCATGGATTGGGTAGAGATGAAATTTATCATGTGGCAATATGGTATTTGTTCTCCTTTCccccttttttattttctttttttcatgaagggtataaaataaaaatactacAATAAATATATTAATCAACTACTTTTAAACCAAAAATAATAAAACATAAATGATTATACTAAGGaaaaactcaaaagtaattaactaAAATCTCGATTTAAAGAAACCTATTTTTGTAAGTTTTCTTTCTTTGAAACACAAAATTTGTAATTTAAAAATGATCAATATTTTTGTCCTTTTTTCATTTCCACGAACAAAACctactaaaataaaaataaaagttaaaaTCTCAAAGATTAGACTAAAAGAAAAatcagacactaaacccataaaAAGGTTCTgggagggtcaaaaatcacgtgtctacaaGTAAATACACGAAGAGACCAAGGAGGTTCAAcatttactatatatacttaaaaaaataattttaatcttgtatatacactgtaatttttcgccgaggtGGTTCATCGGAGCCTACCTAGCTCCGCGCCTGCCCAACATTTGTATTTACTAAAGAAACTACATGTAAAGCAAAGTCGTGAAGAATTATTAAGAAACAAGGGGAAGTATTACAGTTCCGGCAGCACCTTTGGAAGATAATTTGGTTTATGCTTGTATATTTTGGTATCAGCATCcgcttttattttttattttttatatgtcCATTCATACCGTATATTTGATGAATTTATGTAATTGTTTCGTTGTGGTTGCTTTAGTGGAGATCAGTATTTTGCCTATGCTtagatttaaattattttttatgttgaaAAATGATTATTTGCAGGTAGAATTTGGCATTGTACAAACACTGTCACTACTGATAGCCTGAACACCTTCAGTTCATGTGAGTTCTTCTCTGTATGTTGATGGGAACATATTCACGTACCACTTTGAAATTTCAATAGACTCCTTATTTCTTTAAAAAATTACTCCCTCGTTCATTTTTACTTCTCACTTTACATAcaccttaagaaataataaatgaagcgCATAATTTATCAATCAAcctatattaattggtgcatattttgcTATCTCCATTAATTTTTTACCAATCAACTCAAAGGAAAATCTGAACTGAATAAAAGGAAAATAATGGAGAAAGTAAAAAGGGCACTACtatattttttttggttaaagaaaaaaaaaatactccatTATTAATCACCAACTCAAGCAGTATATACAACTCAATGACTAACTAGCCTTAAGACTCCCCACCAGGTGGATCTGCCTAAGCTAGTTAGTTCATTCTATCTAATCTATCTCTATTCTAGTAATGAAAAGAGTACTATAAGTCTATACTAAACCTGCAGAAATTTTTGGGTTTCTCTAGAAAAAGAGAGACAGAAATAGCACCAGAAAATAATTAGGAGAGACACTTACAGTGAAGGATCGAAAGTGAAGCCTAGCGGGGTAGCAGCGGAGAGAGAAGATTttgggaaaagaaagaaagctaGTGCTTATTTAATGTAAGCTAATAGGGATTTTTTTTACGAGGCTCCATTCGATAGGGATTTAATAAATCAGTTGACTGGACGAACTTTTATCTTATTAATGAAGTTTGAATCTCTAAATTgtaattttctttccattttctcttcttctacctcatatataattaataaaaaataaaaaggctccattctattttatttttttctttcgtttcctcctctttatttttctttatttttttatttttacttgatTACTGATGCCATTATTTTTTTATGActaaaataaattatttgaatatacaaatattaatattaagaaaagtacatgaaaagatatTTTATATTGTATCACAAAAGTACATTGAAACATACCTAAAAAAGTAGatggtatattcaaattggtaAATTTAACTAAAAAGATAATAACAAAATATATGTGGATATAACCGTAGAAATTAGTATATCTAAGTTTGTATATTATAGTATATAATATTACAATATGCTtaatatatgaatatattactCTACGTGCCAACCAATTGTTTTCT includes these proteins:
- the LOC132609118 gene encoding inactive protein RESTRICTED TEV MOVEMENT 1-like, with amino-acid sequence MDMIKVGPAKGQGCSGSFWDEKGRGELAQFFVAYNGIGVSSLQFLFYENSTLVLSDKHGSDNCNKFNAIVLDYPSEFLTSISGQFGLTYGYSYLKTISFCTNKGSYGPFGSTATDGSDFFNFEIGNYRSFCGFHGTGHGHGIGSIGVYVKPITTSMIHFRNPLVKVKREEDQEKKV